In Halobaculum limi, one DNA window encodes the following:
- a CDS encoding Sjogren's syndrome/scleroderma autoantigen 1 family protein yields MSDDAADDSGFDKEAEREKLREKFARDDQKRQSTRRMSELLLKGATMTNAHCDNCGSPIFRQNGQEFCPQCDGGDGNATAAAEGEAGPTAAESDAATAGDAVDANVADATPGVPDKQNQQTPQHQQAGTPDGTPTPTETPSATPPANGHATATDAADDSSTPAPARASTSATDDDLPAARDALARALRRHAEAGAEASDPHTASAHLEAAREAAEALAALRR; encoded by the coding sequence ATGAGCGACGACGCCGCCGACGACTCCGGCTTCGACAAGGAGGCCGAACGCGAGAAACTCCGCGAGAAGTTCGCCCGCGACGACCAGAAGCGCCAGTCGACGCGACGGATGAGCGAACTCCTGTTGAAGGGCGCGACGATGACGAACGCCCACTGTGACAACTGCGGGTCGCCTATCTTCCGGCAGAACGGCCAGGAGTTCTGCCCGCAGTGCGACGGCGGCGACGGGAATGCGACGGCCGCGGCCGAAGGCGAGGCTGGGCCGACCGCTGCCGAGAGCGACGCCGCCACCGCTGGCGACGCGGTCGACGCGAACGTCGCCGACGCGACACCGGGAGTACCGGACAAACAGAACCAGCAGACTCCACAGCACCAGCAGGCTGGAACGCCCGACGGGACGCCCACACCGACGGAGACACCGTCGGCAACGCCGCCCGCGAACGGACACGCGACTGCGACGGACGCGGCAGACGACTCTTCAACGCCCGCCCCCGCTCGTGCCTCCACCTCCGCAACCGACGACGACCTGCCCGCCGCCCGCGACGCCCTCGCGCGTGCGCTCCGCCGGCACGCAGAGGCGGGCGCGGAGGCGTCGGATCCCCATACCGCCAGCGCGCACCTGGAGGCGGCCCGCGAGGCGGCGGAGGCGCTGGCGGCGTTACGTCGCTGA
- a CDS encoding ATP-dependent DNA helicase, which produces MSTTDGHLRFFPYEEPYPNQREAMDRVANSLERGQDVLFEGAPGTGKTLSALVPALDHAREHDRTVVITTNVHQQMRQFVEDARAIHDTERIRATVFKGKASMCHIDVDYQECQTLRDTTRSLVDDQSDKEQLEQRLDDLTDEMRDGGDGSAAEARQAVKEEVERLDEEIDDEAANTCDHYLQNLTADTGEFFSWLFDDVRRPEEVYEYAGERGFCGYELLKEGMEDVELVVCNYHHLLDPQIREQFFRWLDRDPQDVITVFDEAHNIEDAARDHASKTLTENTLTAALDELEESDDSRAEPAENVLQAFTEALQDTYDEQLGFGAREGIGDHWEDLSIANEDRRDDLTMAFLDRYEGRGIRAECDLALQLGKRLDEEYEEAYRDGETTTRRECQTLQAAAFISAWMDGGGELGQHPVVSVRRDGGTDEVYGRAELYTCIPREVTEELFDEVYASVLMSATLRPFDVTQDVLGLSDPATLAYGMEYPEANRRTFSVATPALFASERDDPATQETIAATLSDVIHFTPGASLLFFPSYAEAERYHELLSGDPNLGTLLLDGSEPDTEQLRKRLVASDDATLFTSLWGTLAEGVSFDGDDARTVAVVGVPYPHLSERMEAVQDAYDRAFAERSREAGWEYAVEIPTIRKTRQALGRVIRAPDDFGVRVLLDKRYTSADMGKYSVRDAFPPEEREELIDIGPEKLKFAMLNFFTDHDAYAGSPPEP; this is translated from the coding sequence GTGTCGACGACGGACGGTCACCTGCGCTTTTTCCCGTACGAAGAGCCGTATCCGAACCAGCGCGAGGCGATGGACCGCGTCGCCAACTCGCTGGAACGCGGACAGGACGTGCTCTTCGAGGGCGCACCCGGCACGGGCAAGACGCTCTCGGCGCTCGTGCCGGCGCTCGACCACGCCCGCGAACACGACCGGACCGTCGTCATCACCACGAACGTCCACCAACAGATGCGGCAGTTCGTCGAGGACGCCCGCGCCATCCACGACACCGAGCGCATCCGCGCGACCGTGTTCAAAGGGAAGGCGTCGATGTGCCACATCGACGTCGACTATCAAGAGTGTCAGACGCTCCGCGATACCACCCGGTCGCTGGTCGACGACCAATCCGACAAAGAACAACTGGAGCAGCGACTCGACGACCTCACCGACGAGATGCGCGACGGCGGCGACGGGAGCGCCGCCGAGGCGCGACAGGCCGTCAAAGAGGAGGTGGAGCGACTCGACGAAGAGATAGACGACGAGGCGGCCAACACCTGCGACCACTACTTGCAGAATCTCACCGCCGACACCGGCGAGTTCTTCTCGTGGCTGTTCGACGACGTGCGCAGGCCCGAGGAGGTGTACGAGTACGCTGGTGAGCGCGGCTTCTGCGGCTACGAGTTGCTCAAGGAGGGGATGGAAGACGTCGAACTCGTCGTCTGCAACTACCACCACCTGCTCGACCCGCAGATTCGCGAGCAGTTCTTCCGGTGGCTCGACCGCGACCCGCAGGACGTCATCACGGTGTTCGACGAGGCGCACAACATCGAGGACGCCGCCCGCGACCACGCCTCGAAGACGCTCACCGAGAACACGCTGACGGCCGCGCTCGACGAACTCGAGGAGTCCGACGACTCCCGTGCGGAACCCGCGGAGAACGTGTTGCAGGCGTTCACCGAGGCGCTCCAGGACACCTACGACGAACAACTCGGCTTCGGCGCCCGCGAGGGCATCGGCGACCACTGGGAGGATCTGAGCATCGCCAACGAAGACCGCCGTGACGACCTCACGATGGCGTTTCTCGACCGCTACGAGGGGCGTGGCATCCGCGCGGAGTGTGACCTGGCGCTCCAACTGGGCAAACGCCTCGACGAGGAGTACGAGGAGGCGTACCGCGACGGCGAGACGACGACCCGCCGGGAGTGTCAGACCCTCCAGGCGGCGGCGTTCATCTCCGCGTGGATGGACGGCGGCGGCGAGTTGGGGCAGCACCCGGTCGTCTCGGTGCGGCGCGACGGCGGCACCGACGAGGTGTACGGCCGCGCGGAGTTGTACACCTGCATCCCACGGGAGGTGACCGAGGAGTTGTTCGACGAGGTGTACGCGAGCGTGCTGATGTCGGCGACCCTGCGCCCATTCGACGTGACGCAGGACGTCCTCGGCCTCTCGGACCCGGCGACGCTAGCGTACGGGATGGAGTACCCCGAGGCGAATCGCCGCACCTTCTCCGTGGCGACGCCCGCGCTGTTCGCGTCCGAACGCGACGACCCCGCGACCCAGGAGACTATCGCCGCGACGCTGTCGGACGTGATTCACTTCACGCCGGGGGCGAGTCTCCTCTTTTTCCCGTCGTACGCGGAGGCGGAGCGGTATCACGAACTCCTTTCGGGCGACCCGAACCTCGGGACACTGCTCCTCGACGGGTCTGAACCAGACACCGAGCAGTTGCGGAAGCGACTCGTCGCCAGCGACGATGCCACGCTGTTCACGTCGCTGTGGGGCACGCTCGCGGAGGGGGTGAGTTTCGACGGCGACGACGCCCGGACGGTCGCGGTCGTCGGTGTTCCGTACCCGCACCTCTCCGAGCGGATGGAGGCCGTGCAGGACGCCTACGACCGCGCGTTCGCCGAGCGCTCGCGCGAGGCGGGGTGGGAGTACGCCGTCGAGATTCCGACGATCCGAAAGACGCGACAGGCACTCGGACGGGTGATCCGTGCGCCCGACGACTTCGGCGTGCGCGTCCTCCTCGACAAGCGGTACACGTCGGCGGATATGGGGAAGTACTCTGTGCGCGATGCGTTCCCGCCTGAAGAGCGCGAGGAGTTGATCGACATCGGCCCGGAGAAACTGAAGTTCGCGATGCTCAACTTTTTTACCGACCACGACGCCTACGCCGGGTCGCCGCCGGAGCCGTAG
- the argF gene encoding ornithine carbamoyltransferase: MSTNTTHTTTDDSEEFPSDFLDIDDLTADQLATVLARASDLKAGKDLTQLPRTTLAMLFEKPSTRTRASFETGMTQLGGHAMFLGPDAIQLGHGEPLRDTARALAGYVDAIMVRTFAHENAKILAEYADVPVVNGLTDDAHPCQTLADLLTIHEEVGDLSEVQAAWVGDGNNVGRSFAVGAALAGLDLTVATPDGYGLGDDVYERCAELGTEPTAVDTAEEAVADADVVYTDVWVSMGEEDLREVKLPDFDGYQVNEELLADTDAAFMHCLPAHRGEEVTEAVLESERSLVWEQAENRMHAQKGLLVEMLE, encoded by the coding sequence ATGAGCACGAACACGACCCACACCACGACCGACGACAGCGAGGAGTTCCCGAGCGACTTCCTCGACATCGACGACCTGACCGCCGACCAACTCGCGACGGTACTCGCCCGCGCATCCGACCTGAAGGCCGGAAAAGACCTCACGCAACTCCCGCGGACGACGCTGGCGATGCTGTTCGAGAAGCCGTCGACGCGCACCCGCGCGAGTTTCGAGACGGGGATGACCCAACTCGGCGGCCACGCGATGTTCCTCGGCCCCGACGCCATCCAACTGGGCCACGGCGAACCCCTGCGCGACACCGCCCGTGCACTCGCGGGCTACGTCGACGCCATTATGGTCCGCACGTTCGCACACGAGAACGCGAAGATTCTCGCAGAGTACGCCGACGTCCCAGTCGTCAACGGCCTCACCGACGACGCCCATCCCTGTCAGACGCTCGCGGACCTGCTCACCATCCACGAGGAGGTGGGCGACCTCTCGGAGGTGCAGGCCGCGTGGGTCGGCGACGGCAACAACGTCGGCCGCTCGTTCGCTGTCGGCGCGGCGCTGGCCGGCCTCGATCTGACGGTCGCGACGCCCGACGGCTATGGCCTCGGCGACGACGTGTACGAGCGCTGTGCGGAACTGGGAACTGAGCCGACCGCCGTCGACACAGCCGAGGAGGCCGTCGCGGACGCCGACGTGGTGTACACCGACGTCTGGGTGAGTATGGGTGAGGAGGACCTGCGCGAAGTGAAACTCCCCGACTTCGACGGCTACCAGGTGAACGAGGAGTTGCTCGCGGACACGGACGCTGCGTTTATGCACTGCCTGCCCGCCCACCGCGGCGAGGAAGTGACGGAGGCCGTGTTGGAGTCGGAGCGCTCGCTCGTGTGGGAGCAGGCAGAGAACCGGATGCACGCGCAGAAGGGGCTGTTGGTGGAGATGCTGGAGTAG
- a CDS encoding [LysW]-lysine hydrolase, producing the protein MMVVPNPVEPETALDTEGRQLLYDLVSTPSVSGDEEAAAAVLVEFFEDHGREAYTDEVGNVHAPGDDSLLLTSHVDTVPGDVPVDIADGDEELGVEGPVLWGRGSVDATGPLAAMAVAAVETGVSFVGVVGEETDSRGARHLVETRDAPEAVINGEPSGWDAVTLGYRGLISGTYVATSESGHTSRPDANAVQHAMHWWQRVEGAFDYYDYGAVFEQVTAKPVAVDGGLSTDGLSMETTMDVQFRVPPSLTPEDVRERADAELEAGTVHWNDPIPPVMGDPRDPVATALRGGIRRAGGDPRLLRKTGTADVNIFAGEWDVPMATYGPGDSSLDHAPDERLPLAEFDRTVEVLTDAGRRLRDRTDD; encoded by the coding sequence ATGATGGTCGTCCCCAACCCCGTCGAACCCGAGACGGCCCTCGACACCGAGGGGCGGCAACTGCTGTACGACCTCGTGTCGACGCCCTCGGTTTCCGGTGACGAGGAGGCGGCCGCGGCCGTCCTCGTGGAGTTCTTCGAGGACCACGGTCGCGAGGCGTACACCGACGAGGTGGGCAACGTCCACGCACCCGGTGACGACTCGCTCCTCCTCACGTCCCACGTCGACACCGTCCCCGGAGACGTGCCGGTCGACATCGCCGACGGCGACGAGGAACTCGGCGTCGAGGGGCCTGTCCTCTGGGGCCGCGGCAGCGTCGACGCGACCGGACCGCTGGCGGCGATGGCCGTCGCGGCCGTCGAGACGGGCGTCTCGTTCGTCGGCGTCGTCGGCGAGGAGACGGACTCCCGCGGCGCACGCCACCTCGTCGAGACGCGCGACGCACCCGAGGCCGTCATCAACGGCGAGCCCTCTGGCTGGGACGCCGTGACGCTCGGCTACCGGGGGCTCATCTCGGGTACCTACGTCGCCACCAGCGAGTCGGGCCACACCTCTCGGCCCGACGCCAACGCCGTCCAGCACGCGATGCACTGGTGGCAACGCGTCGAGGGCGCGTTCGACTACTACGACTACGGTGCGGTGTTCGAGCAGGTGACGGCCAAGCCCGTCGCCGTCGACGGCGGTCTCTCGACGGACGGCCTCTCGATGGAGACGACGATGGACGTGCAGTTCCGCGTGCCACCGTCGCTGACGCCCGAGGACGTGCGCGAACGCGCCGACGCCGAACTGGAGGCGGGGACGGTCCACTGGAACGACCCCATCCCGCCCGTGATGGGCGACCCGCGCGACCCCGTGGCGACCGCCCTTCGGGGCGGCATCCGCAGGGCTGGTGGCGACCCGCGCCTCCTCCGCAAGACCGGCACCGCCGACGTGAACATCTTCGCCGGCGAGTGGGACGTGCCGATGGCGACGTACGGCCCCGGCGACTCCTCGCTGGACCACGCGCCCGACGAGCGACTCCCCCTCGCGGAGTTCGACCGGACGGTCGAGGTACTGACCGACGCGGGCCGAAGACTGCGAGACCGAACAGACGACTGA
- a CDS encoding acetylglutamate/acetylaminoadipate kinase, producing the protein MADGEVLADGGNGPPVVVKLGGARAVDPAGAVGDIAHLVANGRDVVVVHGGSTAVDDLLAALGKESEYVETPSGVTGRFTDAETMEAFTMALAGQVNTDLVTALKNAGVDAVGLSGVDGGLLTGPRKSAVRVVEDGKKKIRRGDHSGTPKQVNDGLLDTLLADGYTPVVSPPMFGMESESEGTPVNTDADRAAAAVAGALGAELVVLTDVSGVYADPDDPETLIESVATPGEYEALTDAAEGFMTRKVMAATEALEAGAPAVTVADANVRDPIVAALDGTGTRIERSAVVDEDATDDTDTAADADAEVSE; encoded by the coding sequence GTGGCCGACGGCGAAGTGCTGGCCGACGGCGGCAACGGCCCGCCTGTCGTCGTGAAACTCGGCGGCGCGCGCGCCGTCGACCCCGCGGGCGCAGTCGGTGATATCGCGCACCTCGTCGCCAACGGCCGTGACGTGGTCGTCGTTCACGGCGGATCGACCGCCGTCGACGACCTGCTCGCAGCCCTCGGCAAGGAGTCGGAGTACGTCGAGACGCCCTCGGGGGTCACCGGCCGCTTCACCGACGCCGAGACGATGGAAGCGTTCACGATGGCGCTTGCCGGGCAAGTGAACACCGACTTGGTCACGGCGCTGAAGAACGCGGGCGTCGACGCGGTCGGCCTCTCCGGCGTCGACGGCGGCCTCCTCACCGGCCCGCGCAAGTCCGCGGTCCGCGTCGTCGAGGACGGGAAGAAGAAGATCAGACGCGGCGACCACTCGGGGACGCCCAAGCAGGTGAACGACGGTCTCCTCGACACGTTGTTGGCGGACGGTTACACGCCGGTCGTCTCGCCGCCGATGTTCGGGATGGAGTCCGAGAGCGAGGGAACGCCCGTCAACACTGACGCAGACCGTGCGGCCGCGGCCGTCGCGGGCGCACTCGGCGCGGAACTGGTCGTCCTCACGGACGTCTCGGGCGTGTACGCCGACCCGGACGACCCCGAGACGCTCATCGAGTCGGTGGCGACGCCGGGAGAGTACGAGGCGCTCACCGACGCCGCCGAGGGATTCATGACGCGGAAGGTGATGGCGGCGACCGAGGCGCTCGAAGCGGGCGCCCCCGCGGTCACCGTCGCCGACGCGAACGTCCGCGACCCCATCGTCGCGGCACTCGACGGGACAGGAACGCGCATCGAGCGGTCCGCAGTTGTCGACGAAGACGCGACCGACGACACGGACACCGCCGCTGATGCCGACGCGGAGGTGAGCGAATGA
- a CDS encoding DEAD/DEAH box helicase, protein MAEAAEETEYVDHPLLVPGFIENRRYQTELAATAREGNTLVCLPTGLGKTTVSLLVTAHRLYEVGGKSLFLAPTKPLVQQHADFYREALDIADEEIVVFTGEVRPDDRAELWESASIVIATPQVVENDLVGNRISLADVTHLTFDECHRASGDYAYVYIAERYHADAEQPLVTGMSASPGGDREEIMDVCENLGIDEVEVMTEEDADVAAYTHDTDVQWERIDLPDPIIEIRDALNEVIRDRLEHLKSLGVSKTTQPNVSQKDLNRMRGQLQQMMDNGKSDAYKGMSVHAEVMKLRRAVELVETQSVEALRRYFERQRNAARSSGASKASQRLVSEPKVREAMRKTENFDDLHPKFRRTRVLLAQTLGIGGGERVIVFTESRDTAEALTEFLSTSFDTRRFVGQGDKEGSDGMTQKEQQETLDAFRAGEFEVLVSTSVAEEGLDVPEVDLVLFFEPVPTAIRSIQRKGRTGRQDEGAVVVLLANDTRDEAFFWISRRREKEMEQELRKLKGVADELSAELDDDQAGLADFDSDGKSDTTVDADGSGDNAVANGETTGSADASAETPTADRDANDGQPGLTDFDTGSEDGDGDADASDDEDADTATDDDSDDGVVAKAGTDTEGVEIVIDQRELDSTIARDLSTREGITTRLETLAVGDYVLSDRVAVERKSVADFLDTLVGGDRSMFEQVGDTARAYARPVVIIEGEDLYGERNVHPNAIRGALASLAIDFDASVLRTANESETADMLETIARREQEEHDREVSAHGEKGAKTLAEQQEYVVSSIGDIGPVTARALLDHFGTVEAVMTAREEDLLEVSGVGQVTADRIREVVGSDYPE, encoded by the coding sequence ATGGCCGAGGCCGCCGAGGAGACCGAGTACGTCGACCACCCGCTGCTGGTACCGGGGTTCATCGAGAACCGTCGCTACCAGACCGAACTCGCGGCGACCGCCCGCGAGGGGAACACGCTCGTCTGTCTGCCGACCGGCCTCGGGAAGACCACCGTCTCGCTGCTCGTCACCGCCCACCGCCTGTACGAGGTCGGCGGGAAGTCGCTGTTTCTCGCACCGACGAAACCGCTGGTGCAACAGCACGCCGACTTCTACCGGGAGGCGCTCGACATCGCCGACGAGGAAATCGTCGTGTTCACCGGCGAGGTGCGACCCGACGACCGCGCCGAATTGTGGGAGAGCGCCAGCATCGTCATCGCGACGCCGCAAGTCGTCGAGAACGACCTCGTCGGCAACCGCATCTCCCTGGCAGACGTGACGCATCTCACCTTCGACGAGTGCCACCGTGCGAGCGGCGACTACGCGTACGTCTACATCGCCGAGCGGTACCACGCCGACGCCGAACAGCCGTTGGTGACGGGGATGTCCGCCTCCCCCGGCGGCGACCGCGAGGAGATAATGGACGTGTGCGAGAACCTCGGCATCGACGAGGTAGAGGTGATGACCGAGGAGGACGCCGACGTGGCGGCGTACACCCACGACACCGACGTCCAGTGGGAGCGCATCGACCTGCCCGACCCGATCATCGAGATTCGCGACGCCCTCAACGAGGTGATCCGTGACCGACTGGAACACCTGAAGTCGCTCGGCGTCTCGAAGACGACCCAACCGAACGTCTCCCAGAAGGACCTCAATCGGATGCGCGGGCAGTTGCAACAGATGATGGACAACGGCAAGTCGGACGCGTACAAGGGGATGTCCGTCCACGCGGAGGTGATGAAACTCCGCCGCGCCGTCGAACTCGTCGAGACGCAGAGCGTCGAGGCGCTCCGGCGCTACTTCGAGCGCCAGCGCAACGCCGCCCGGTCGTCGGGCGCGTCGAAGGCGAGTCAGCGTCTCGTCTCCGAACCGAAGGTGCGCGAGGCGATGCGCAAGACGGAGAACTTCGACGACCTCCACCCGAAGTTCCGACGGACGCGCGTCCTCCTCGCGCAGACGCTCGGCATCGGCGGCGGCGAACGCGTCATCGTGTTCACCGAGTCGCGCGATACCGCCGAGGCGCTGACGGAGTTCCTCTCGACCTCCTTCGACACCCGCCGCTTCGTCGGCCAGGGGGACAAGGAAGGGTCGGATGGGATGACCCAAAAGGAGCAACAGGAGACGCTCGACGCCTTCCGCGCCGGAGAGTTCGAGGTGCTCGTCTCCACGAGCGTCGCCGAGGAGGGCCTAGACGTGCCCGAGGTGGATCTCGTTCTCTTCTTCGAGCCAGTTCCCACCGCGATCCGGTCCATCCAGCGGAAGGGCCGGACCGGGCGACAGGACGAGGGCGCGGTCGTCGTCCTCCTCGCGAACGACACGCGCGACGAGGCGTTCTTCTGGATCTCGCGGCGGCGCGAGAAGGAGATGGAGCAGGAACTGCGGAAACTGAAGGGCGTCGCCGACGAGTTGTCGGCGGAACTCGACGACGACCAGGCGGGACTGGCGGACTTCGATAGTGACGGCAAGAGTGACACGACAGTCGACGCTGACGGCTCCGGCGACAACGCGGTCGCGAACGGCGAGACGACGGGGTCTGCGGACGCGAGCGCCGAGACACCGACGGCCGACCGCGACGCCAACGACGGACAGCCAGGCTTGACCGACTTCGACACCGGCAGCGAGGACGGTGACGGCGACGCGGACGCGAGCGATGACGAGGACGCAGATACTGCCACCGACGACGACTCAGACGACGGCGTCGTCGCGAAGGCGGGAACCGATACCGAGGGCGTCGAAATCGTCATCGACCAGCGCGAACTCGACTCGACTATCGCCCGCGACCTCTCCACGCGCGAGGGGATCACCACCCGCTTAGAGACGCTCGCAGTCGGCGACTACGTCCTCTCCGACCGCGTCGCCGTCGAGCGGAAATCCGTGGCAGACTTCCTCGACACGCTCGTCGGCGGCGACCGTTCGATGTTCGAGCAGGTTGGCGACACCGCCCGTGCGTACGCCCGACCTGTCGTGATCATCGAGGGCGAGGACTTGTACGGCGAGCGCAACGTCCACCCGAACGCCATCCGTGGGGCACTGGCGTCGCTCGCGATCGACTTCGACGCAAGCGTCCTGCGAACCGCGAACGAGTCGGAGACGGCCGATATGCTGGAGACCATCGCCCGCCGCGAACAGGAGGAACACGACCGCGAGGTGTCCGCCCACGGCGAGAAGGGCGCGAAGACGCTCGCGGAGCAACAGGAGTACGTCGTCTCCTCTATCGGCGACATCGGCCCTGTCACCGCGCGGGCGCTCCTCGACCACTTCGGCACCGTCGAGGCCGTGATGACCGCCCGTGAGGAGGACTTGCTAGAGGTCAGCGGCGTCGGACAGGTGACCGCCGACCGCATCCGCGAAGTCGTCGGCAGCGACTACCCGGAGTAG
- a CDS encoding DUF6789 family protein, whose translation MATRTPTVTATDSEMETGHSSWRGGVVAGAVAGIVMGAVFSIFAPPALEVAIPSLYGLSGGLAGWVVHVSHGAVLGVAFVALANALDVTEPTRSTLLGAGYGVVLWIALAAIVMPVWLTAVGSPANPPLPNLDTLSLAAHVLYGAVLGALVPSLRSL comes from the coding sequence ATGGCGACACGAACACCCACGGTGACGGCGACGGACTCGGAGATGGAGACAGGACACAGCAGCTGGCGCGGCGGCGTCGTCGCGGGCGCGGTCGCGGGCATCGTGATGGGTGCGGTGTTCTCGATCTTCGCCCCGCCCGCGTTGGAGGTCGCGATCCCCTCGCTGTACGGACTGTCGGGTGGACTCGCCGGCTGGGTCGTCCACGTGAGCCACGGGGCGGTCCTCGGAGTCGCGTTCGTCGCGCTCGCGAACGCGCTCGACGTCACCGAGCCGACCCGGTCGACGCTCCTCGGGGCGGGCTACGGGGTCGTCCTCTGGATTGCACTCGCGGCAATCGTGATGCCGGTGTGGCTCACGGCGGTCGGATCTCCCGCGAACCCGCCGCTGCCCAACCTCGACACGCTCAGCCTCGCGGCCCACGTGCTGTACGGGGCGGTGCTGGGCGCGCTGGTCCCGTCGCTGCGCTCGCTGTGA
- a CDS encoding aspartate aminotransferase family protein, producing MSVFDDPSEHGEGFVFSEKPIEIESGDGVHLTASDGTEYLDFGASYACTPLGHCPDGVVDAVQEQAADLLYVQASYPNAARTELYERLGAIAPGDLSKVWLCNSGTEANEAALKFARSATGREKIVATKRGFHGRTLGALAMTWKKKYRAPFEPVAGGVEFVDYGDSEALAEAVDDETAAVFLEPVQGEGGINPADPGYLQTARDLTEDAGAALVFDEIQTGLGRTGDIWACEGAGVVPDVLTTAKGVASGLPLGATLCADWIADGAASHGSTFSGNPVVAAAANATLEELVAHDVPGNAAKVGDYLTTILEDAVEDHDLPVREVRGEGLMVGVEVKRGANRYLRDLALNHQILALPAGRSVVRLLPPLVVNEGHAREVVDALTEVL from the coding sequence ATGAGCGTCTTCGACGACCCCTCCGAACACGGCGAGGGATTCGTCTTCTCGGAGAAGCCCATCGAGATCGAATCTGGCGACGGCGTCCACCTCACCGCCAGCGACGGCACCGAGTACCTCGACTTCGGTGCGAGTTACGCCTGCACGCCGCTGGGGCACTGCCCCGACGGCGTGGTCGACGCGGTGCAGGAGCAAGCGGCCGACCTGCTGTACGTGCAGGCGTCGTACCCGAACGCCGCCCGCACGGAACTGTATGAACGCCTCGGCGCAATCGCGCCCGGCGACCTCTCGAAGGTGTGGCTGTGTAACTCCGGGACGGAGGCGAACGAGGCGGCGCTGAAGTTCGCTCGCTCGGCGACCGGCCGCGAGAAGATCGTCGCCACGAAGCGCGGTTTCCACGGCAGAACGCTAGGAGCGCTCGCGATGACGTGGAAGAAGAAGTACCGCGCGCCGTTCGAACCGGTCGCGGGCGGCGTCGAGTTCGTCGACTACGGCGACAGCGAGGCGCTCGCGGAGGCCGTCGACGACGAGACCGCCGCGGTCTTCCTCGAACCTGTGCAAGGGGAGGGCGGCATCAATCCCGCCGACCCTGGCTACCTGCAGACGGCCCGCGACCTAACGGAGGACGCGGGCGCGGCGCTCGTGTTCGACGAGATTCAGACTGGCCTCGGGCGGACGGGCGACATTTGGGCCTGCGAGGGCGCGGGCGTCGTCCCCGACGTGTTGACGACGGCGAAAGGTGTCGCCTCCGGTCTGCCGCTGGGTGCGACGCTGTGTGCCGACTGGATCGCCGACGGCGCGGCCAGTCACGGCTCGACGTTCTCGGGCAACCCAGTCGTCGCCGCCGCCGCGAACGCAACGCTGGAGGAACTCGTCGCCCACGACGTTCCCGGCAACGCCGCGAAGGTTGGCGACTACCTCACGACCATCCTCGAAGACGCGGTCGAGGACCACGACCTGCCCGTGCGCGAGGTGCGCGGCGAGGGCCTGATGGTCGGCGTCGAGGTGAAGCGCGGCGCGAACCGATACCTGCGCGATTTGGCGCTGAACCACCAGATCCTCGCGCTGCCTGCGGGTCGCTCGGTGGTCCGCCTGCTCCCGCCGCTCGTGGTGAACGAGGGGCACGCCCGCGAGGTCGTGGACGCCCTGACCGAGGTGCTGTGA